The proteins below are encoded in one region of Haladaptatus sp. R4:
- a CDS encoding Lrp/AsnC family transcriptional regulator, whose translation MDALDRQILNLLRRDARTPYTEIAESVGTSEGTVRNRVERMTEDGVIERFTVTTHTGNVKAMIEIGVDVAVDTTAISDTFAEWEQVDFVWQVSGEDDIVLIVDASDTQGVNQLITRARELEEVVSTKTRLILDERLG comes from the coding sequence ATGGACGCACTCGACCGACAGATATTGAATCTTCTCCGGCGAGACGCCCGGACGCCGTACACGGAGATCGCCGAGAGCGTCGGCACATCCGAGGGCACGGTTCGAAATCGCGTCGAACGCATGACCGAGGACGGCGTTATCGAACGATTCACCGTTACCACTCACACGGGAAACGTGAAAGCTATGATAGAGATCGGTGTGGACGTCGCGGTTGACACGACAGCGATATCCGATACGTTCGCGGAGTGGGAACAGGTCGATTTCGTCTGGCAGGTCAGCGGCGAGGACGACATCGTCCTCATCGTCGACGCCTCCGACACGCAGGGCGTGAACCAACTCATCACTCGCGCGCGAGAGTTGGAGGAAGTCGTGAGCACGAAGACTCGACTCATCTTGGACGAGCGACTTGGATGA
- the carB gene encoding carbamoyl-phosphate synthase large subunit, which produces MSDTENRTILLIGSGPIQIGQAAEFDYSGAQACRALQEEGARVVLVNSNPATIMTDPEMADEVYIEPITTEAIAEIIRKERPDGVIAGLGGQTGLNVTAELSEEGILEEYDVEIMGTPLETIYATEDRDLFRQRMQELGQPMPYSTTITLDEGESVAELDEESLGQRVEDAVDTVGGLPVISRTTYTLGGSGSGVVHEMDELKERVRKGLRLSRNSEVLITESIAGWVELEYEVMRDADDSCIIICNMENLDPMGIHTGESTVVTPSQVIPDEGHQEMRDAALEVIRDLGIQGGCNIQFAWHDDGTPGGEYRVVEVNPRVSRSSALASKATGYPIARVTAKVALGKRLHEIENEITGETTAAFEPAIDYVVTKVPRWPKDKFDDVDFELSTAMKSTGEAMAIGRTFEESLLKALRSSEYEPDAEWDEVGDDELESYYLERPSPDRPYAMFEAFERGYTAEQVADLTGIESWYVERYGRIAEAVEAAQDGEFAPAAEKGFTNQEVAAMAGADVGSVETSAPERSFKQVDTCAGEFAASTPYYYSARSARETNVFGNDELQVDPDVENVVVVGGGPIRIGQGVEFDYCSVHAVRALREMGIEAHVVNNNPETVSTDYDTSDGLFFEPITAEEVADVIEATDADGVMVQFGGQTSVDIGHPLAEEIERRGLDCKVLGTTVDAMDLAEDRDRFNRLMDDLGIEQPTGGSATSEEEALELAHDIGYPVLVRPSYVLGGRAMDIVYDDEELTEYIEEAVRVSPDKPILVDEFLADAVELDVDAVSDGEDIVIGGIMEHVESAGVHSGDSACLIPTRSLSEETLGRVREVTEDIARALDTVGLMNVQLAVQDDTVYVLEANPRSSRTVPFVSKATGVPIAKLAAKVMAGKTLADLDVTEQIPEQTSVKEVVLPFDRLSGSDPRLGPEMKSTGEVMGTADSFGKAYEKAQSAASNTLPKEGVAVVDFDLDGFGDYYELGEFEDINDAIRTGKVDLLVSDDRAALETAVEEDIPYFTTVASAKAALEALAARDEDLCVQSVGDRPKVAREWGR; this is translated from the coding sequence ATGAGTGACACCGAGAACAGGACGATTTTGCTCATCGGAAGCGGACCCATCCAGATAGGACAGGCTGCGGAGTTCGACTACTCCGGCGCGCAGGCCTGCCGTGCACTACAGGAAGAGGGGGCGCGAGTCGTTCTCGTGAACTCCAACCCGGCGACCATCATGACCGACCCGGAGATGGCCGACGAGGTGTACATCGAACCCATCACCACCGAAGCCATCGCCGAAATCATCCGGAAGGAGCGCCCTGACGGGGTTATCGCCGGACTCGGAGGACAGACGGGACTGAACGTCACCGCGGAACTCAGCGAGGAGGGCATCCTCGAAGAGTACGACGTGGAGATTATGGGAACGCCGCTGGAGACCATCTACGCGACGGAGGACCGCGACCTCTTCCGTCAGCGGATGCAGGAACTCGGCCAACCGATGCCGTACTCGACGACCATCACGCTCGACGAGGGCGAGTCTGTCGCCGAGTTGGACGAGGAATCCCTCGGCCAGCGCGTCGAGGACGCCGTCGACACCGTTGGCGGACTCCCCGTCATCTCGCGCACGACCTACACCCTCGGCGGGTCCGGGTCCGGCGTCGTTCACGAGATGGACGAACTGAAAGAGCGCGTGCGCAAGGGACTGCGCCTCTCGCGCAACAGCGAGGTGCTCATCACTGAATCCATCGCGGGTTGGGTCGAACTGGAGTACGAGGTGATGCGCGACGCGGACGACTCGTGTATCATCATCTGCAACATGGAGAACCTGGACCCGATGGGGATTCACACGGGCGAATCCACCGTCGTCACGCCCTCGCAGGTCATCCCCGACGAGGGGCACCAGGAGATGCGCGACGCGGCCCTCGAAGTCATCCGCGACTTGGGGATTCAGGGCGGATGTAACATCCAGTTCGCGTGGCACGACGACGGCACGCCCGGCGGCGAGTACCGCGTGGTCGAAGTGAACCCGCGTGTCTCGCGGTCCTCCGCGCTCGCATCCAAGGCGACGGGATACCCCATCGCCCGCGTGACGGCGAAAGTCGCGCTCGGCAAACGCCTGCACGAGATCGAGAACGAGATCACGGGCGAGACGACGGCGGCGTTCGAACCCGCCATCGACTACGTGGTGACGAAGGTACCGCGCTGGCCCAAGGACAAGTTCGACGACGTGGACTTCGAACTCAGCACGGCGATGAAGTCCACGGGTGAGGCGATGGCCATCGGCCGGACGTTCGAGGAGAGCCTCCTCAAGGCGCTCCGCAGTTCGGAGTACGAACCCGACGCGGAGTGGGACGAAGTCGGCGACGACGAACTCGAATCCTACTATCTCGAAAGACCCTCCCCCGACCGTCCGTACGCCATGTTCGAGGCGTTCGAGCGCGGCTACACGGCCGAACAGGTCGCCGACCTGACCGGCATCGAGTCGTGGTACGTCGAGCGCTACGGCCGCATCGCCGAGGCCGTCGAAGCCGCACAGGACGGCGAGTTCGCCCCCGCCGCGGAGAAAGGGTTCACGAATCAGGAAGTCGCGGCGATGGCCGGTGCGGACGTCGGTTCCGTCGAGACGAGTGCTCCGGAACGCTCGTTCAAGCAGGTCGATACCTGTGCGGGCGAGTTCGCGGCGTCGACGCCGTACTACTACTCCGCGCGTTCGGCCCGCGAGACGAACGTGTTCGGGAACGACGAACTGCAAGTCGATCCGGACGTCGAGAACGTCGTCGTCGTCGGTGGCGGCCCGATTCGTATCGGGCAGGGCGTGGAGTTCGACTACTGTTCGGTGCACGCGGTCCGCGCGCTCCGCGAGATGGGCATCGAAGCGCACGTCGTGAACAACAACCCCGAAACCGTCTCGACCGACTACGACACTTCTGATGGGTTGTTCTTCGAACCCATCACCGCCGAGGAGGTCGCCGACGTCATCGAGGCGACGGACGCCGACGGCGTGATGGTGCAGTTCGGTGGCCAGACTTCGGTCGATATCGGTCACCCGCTGGCGGAGGAAATCGAGCGCAGAGGTCTCGACTGCAAGGTCCTCGGGACCACGGTGGACGCGATGGACCTCGCGGAGGACCGCGACCGCTTCAACCGCCTGATGGACGACCTGGGAATCGAACAGCCGACCGGCGGAAGCGCGACGAGCGAGGAGGAGGCCCTCGAACTCGCACACGACATCGGGTATCCCGTCCTCGTGCGCCCGTCCTACGTCCTCGGTGGCCGCGCGATGGACATCGTGTACGACGACGAGGAACTCACGGAGTACATCGAGGAGGCGGTTCGCGTCTCGCCGGACAAGCCGATCCTCGTGGACGAGTTCCTCGCGGACGCGGTGGAACTGGACGTTGACGCCGTCTCGGACGGCGAGGACATCGTCATCGGCGGCATCATGGAACACGTCGAGAGCGCGGGCGTCCACTCGGGCGACTCCGCCTGCCTGATTCCGACCCGCTCGCTCTCTGAGGAGACGCTGGGTCGCGTGCGCGAAGTGACGGAGGACATCGCCCGCGCCCTCGACACGGTCGGGTTGATGAACGTGCAACTGGCCGTCCAAGACGATACCGTCTACGTCCTCGAAGCCAACCCGCGCTCCTCGCGGACGGTCCCGTTCGTCTCGAAGGCGACGGGCGTGCCGATTGCGAAACTCGCGGCGAAGGTGATGGCCGGGAAGACGCTGGCCGACCTCGACGTGACCGAACAGATTCCCGAGCAGACGAGCGTGAAGGAGGTCGTCCTCCCGTTCGACCGCCTCTCGGGGTCCGACCCCCGCCTCGGCCCGGAGATGAAATCGACGGGCGAAGTGATGGGTACCGCGGATTCGTTCGGCAAGGCATACGAGAAGGCCCAATCCGCCGCCTCGAACACGCTTCCGAAAGAGGGCGTTGCAGTCGTCGACTTCGACCTCGACGGCTTCGGCGACTACTACGAACTCGGCGAGTTCGAGGACATCAACGACGCGATTCGCACCGGGAAAGTCGACCTCCTCGTGAGCGACGACCGCGCCGCACTGGAGACGGCCGTCGAGGAGGACATCCCGTACTTCACGACCGTCGCCAGCGCGAAGGCGGCGCTCGAAGCGCTCGCGGCCCGTGACGAAGACCTCTGCGTGCAGTCGGTCGGCGACAGGCCGAAAGTCGCCCGCGAGTGGGGTCGCTGA
- a CDS encoding SHOCT domain-containing protein has translation MVLDGVRIWIRRRSPASDDTLAVVFGAPTNATKRDHQRYDDRQTDRAEKRNDDRQDALDTLRDRYARGEIDEVEFERRVDILLENETVADVKARREREREFE, from the coding sequence TTGGTTCTGGATGGTGTTCGTATTTGGATTCGCCGTCGTTCTCCCGCTTCTGACGATACTCTCGCAGTCGTTTTCGGAGCGCCAACGAACGCGACGAAAAGAGACCATCAACGGTACGACGACCGCCAAACCGACCGAGCGGAGAAACGAAACGATGACCGACAGGACGCCCTCGATACGCTCCGAGACAGATACGCCCGCGGGGAGATCGACGAAGTGGAGTTCGAACGGCGGGTGGACATACTCCTGGAAAACGAGACGGTAGCGGACGTGAAGGCGCGGCGGGAGCGGGAACGGGAATTCGAGTAA
- a CDS encoding FxsA family protein, which yields MWKRMLALLLLIPLLDGLFLVFVATQIGWQITVLLVVLTALLGMLLVRAEGRHTIRKIQSDLARGDIPTNRIIDGGFLLVAGAFLLTPGLITDTLGFLFALPPTRAVFRTVAKKWVITPYIDKQTGGFASGNVYTFGFPDGGSVSGSGTASSSGQDGDTYRVDSDSYDIGFDDDAEEKGNP from the coding sequence ATGTGGAAACGGATGCTGGCGCTGTTGCTGTTGATTCCGTTACTCGACGGGCTGTTTCTCGTCTTCGTCGCCACCCAGATTGGCTGGCAGATAACCGTCCTGCTCGTCGTACTGACCGCCCTGCTCGGGATGTTGCTGGTTCGTGCCGAAGGGAGACACACCATCAGAAAGATCCAATCCGACCTCGCGCGGGGGGACATCCCCACGAATCGGATCATCGACGGCGGATTCCTGCTCGTCGCGGGTGCCTTCCTGCTCACGCCCGGCCTCATCACGGACACGCTCGGGTTCCTGTTCGCGCTCCCGCCCACGCGCGCGGTGTTCCGCACCGTGGCGAAAAAGTGGGTCATCACGCCCTACATCGACAAACAGACCGGCGGGTTCGCCTCGGGTAACGTCTACACCTTCGGCTTCCCTGACGGTGGCAGCGTGAGCGGCAGCGGCACGGCCAGTTCGAGTGGTCAGGACGGTGATACGTACCGGGTGGATTCGGACTCCTACGATATCGGTTTCGATGACGACGCGGAGGAGAAAGGAAACCCTTAA
- a CDS encoding CehA/McbA family metallohydrolase, which produces MFAIDLHAHTRFFHGHEQAAALFDPVGVRLLELGARYRGLDGVALTNHDYYHSFSGQLVQTIPGIEVSSTKGHILVVGPDPPTRTSPGTLTPKEVVELAHERGCVAIVAHPYRNSTVREVDAEFDAIEVNGKHPRTEQWARDLAEQYDLPLVGGSDAHYPMEVGRAYTLVDADTLTPESVVAAIRDGRVKPEVRRGTFDKLVRRGYRKVHQQKEYLHRPKEETPGVGEPPKSETNGDD; this is translated from the coding sequence GTGTTTGCCATCGACCTACACGCCCACACGCGATTTTTCCACGGCCACGAACAGGCCGCCGCGCTCTTCGATCCGGTTGGCGTCAGACTGCTCGAACTGGGAGCGCGCTACCGGGGGTTGGACGGCGTCGCATTGACGAATCACGATTACTACCATTCGTTCTCCGGACAACTCGTGCAGACGATTCCGGGTATCGAGGTTTCCTCGACGAAGGGCCACATCCTCGTGGTCGGTCCCGATCCACCGACGCGCACCTCCCCGGGGACGCTCACGCCGAAGGAGGTGGTCGAGTTGGCCCACGAACGCGGCTGTGTCGCCATCGTCGCCCATCCCTACCGGAACAGCACGGTGCGCGAGGTGGACGCGGAGTTCGACGCCATCGAAGTCAACGGCAAACATCCGCGTACCGAGCAGTGGGCGCGGGACTTGGCGGAACAGTACGACCTGCCGCTCGTCGGCGGGAGTGACGCTCACTATCCCATGGAAGTCGGACGGGCCTACACGCTGGTCGATGCCGACACGCTCACGCCCGAGAGCGTCGTCGCCGCGATTCGTGACGGCCGAGTGAAACCGGAAGTCCGGCGCGGGACGTTCGACAAACTCGTCCGCCGCGGCTATCGGAAGGTCCACCAACAGAAGGAGTACCTCCATCGCCCGAAGGAGGAAACGCCGGGTGTGGGAGAACCGCCGAAAAGCGAGACGAACGGGGACGACTGA
- a CDS encoding diacylglycerol kinase family protein, giving the protein MKADGDAVDDLAATEDGIEYERVVISNPISGDGTHREQVRSLAIEHDYTVLETQGEGDAVEFARKAAESGASLVAAAGGDGTLHEVVLGLDEADALDSVTFGVVPAGTGNNFAGNIGVRSISHAFDVLDSGERRRIDLGTANGRPFVNSCVGGLTADASHKTDPEQKERLGVLAYVVNTLQLMTDYEGLPLSIEASDEGDVSWSGDAVFVLVGNGRRFPTKGRTQANMEDGLLDVTIVENVPAANLLQEATMQRLFGAETENVTHLQTPTLNIEIEGNSPVEFSLDGEMGEWDELTLDVRENALEIPVGEGYERYPEK; this is encoded by the coding sequence ATGAAAGCCGACGGGGACGCCGTGGATGACCTCGCGGCGACCGAGGACGGAATCGAGTACGAGCGCGTCGTGATCTCGAACCCGATCAGCGGCGACGGGACCCACCGCGAACAAGTCCGGAGCCTCGCCATCGAACACGACTACACCGTCCTCGAAACGCAGGGAGAGGGCGATGCCGTCGAGTTCGCACGAAAGGCCGCCGAAAGCGGCGCGTCGCTGGTCGCTGCTGCGGGGGGTGACGGAACCCTCCACGAAGTCGTTCTGGGGTTGGACGAAGCGGACGCGCTGGACTCGGTGACGTTCGGCGTGGTCCCGGCCGGAACGGGCAACAACTTCGCCGGAAACATCGGCGTTCGGAGCATCTCCCACGCCTTCGACGTGCTCGATTCGGGCGAGCGCAGGCGGATCGACCTCGGGACGGCGAACGGTCGCCCCTTCGTCAACTCCTGTGTCGGCGGGTTGACGGCCGACGCGAGCCACAAGACCGATCCCGAGCAGAAAGAGCGCCTCGGCGTGCTGGCCTACGTCGTGAACACCCTCCAGTTGATGACCGACTACGAGGGGTTGCCGCTCTCCATCGAGGCGTCCGACGAGGGCGACGTTTCGTGGTCGGGCGACGCCGTCTTCGTCCTCGTCGGCAACGGCCGACGGTTTCCGACGAAGGGGCGCACGCAGGCGAACATGGAGGACGGCCTGCTCGACGTGACCATCGTCGAAAACGTCCCCGCCGCGAACCTCCTGCAGGAAGCCACGATGCAGCGCCTGTTCGGGGCCGAAACCGAGAACGTCACCCACCTTCAGACGCCGACGTTGAACATCGAAATCGAGGGGAACTCGCCCGTCGAGTTCAGCCTGGACGGCGAGATGGGCGAATGGGACGAACTGACGCTCGACGTTCGTGAAAACGCGCTCGAAATACCCGTCGGTGAAGGGTACGAGCGATATCCGGAGAAGTGA
- a CDS encoding arginine deiminase family protein, whose product MYDYRSEAEFDRLRAVRVHKPGCETFVGAVDPVPNLFRSQSSVANAQREHERLVEVLEANGVTVHHLCDDLAEGTTLDALLASRVRIDCSDLPRDRRTATRDSMWNELLSLPPYEKLQLVGSNATLYRHRNGSGKTGDHEFSVGRFDTTSIRFRQPLSNLYFQRDQQIVTDDGPVIGSFRNETRDAETGIAVKGWEAIGGSPRPHNGLVEFFQPTDQTLEGGDFIPAGEFALLGISAFEGETEIPIRTTRGAGRTLLEADVMSYDEVGLVHAPRTADAEEQARKTNGAETAETDMEVMHLDTWFNIADEGVAVARKHLVDNTDVEVYGRTGTGYEHLRTIGFGEYLSEKDYRIIDVPFDERAVGTNFLTLDAGKILPIHYPDEHGEYDPARNELIETMRAEGLDVVPDGVGIPLEHLRAGYGGVHCVTTPLRRA is encoded by the coding sequence ATGTACGATTATCGAAGCGAAGCGGAGTTCGATCGACTCCGCGCCGTCCGGGTACACAAACCGGGGTGTGAAACGTTCGTCGGCGCGGTCGATCCGGTTCCGAACCTGTTTCGCAGTCAGTCCTCCGTCGCCAACGCACAGCGGGAACACGAACGACTGGTCGAAGTCCTCGAAGCGAACGGCGTCACCGTCCACCATCTCTGTGACGACCTCGCGGAGGGGACGACCCTCGACGCCCTGCTCGCGTCGCGGGTCCGTATCGACTGCAGCGATTTGCCCCGCGACAGACGGACCGCGACGCGGGATTCGATGTGGAACGAACTGCTCTCGCTTCCCCCGTACGAAAAACTGCAACTCGTCGGGAGCAACGCGACGCTGTACCGCCACCGAAACGGGTCGGGGAAGACCGGCGACCACGAGTTCAGCGTCGGGCGTTTCGACACGACGAGCATCCGTTTCCGACAACCGCTCTCGAACCTCTACTTCCAGCGCGACCAGCAAATCGTTACGGACGACGGTCCCGTCATCGGATCGTTCCGGAACGAGACGCGGGACGCGGAGACGGGAATCGCGGTCAAGGGGTGGGAAGCGATCGGCGGTTCGCCGCGACCCCACAACGGTCTCGTGGAATTCTTCCAACCCACGGACCAGACGTTGGAGGGCGGCGATTTCATTCCGGCGGGCGAGTTCGCACTGCTCGGTATCTCCGCGTTCGAGGGCGAAACCGAGATTCCGATACGGACGACGCGCGGCGCGGGTCGGACGTTGTTGGAAGCCGACGTGATGTCCTACGACGAAGTCGGACTCGTCCACGCGCCGCGCACCGCGGACGCCGAGGAACAGGCCCGGAAGACGAACGGCGCCGAGACGGCGGAGACGGACATGGAGGTGATGCACCTCGATACGTGGTTCAACATCGCCGACGAGGGTGTTGCCGTCGCTCGAAAACACCTCGTGGACAACACCGACGTGGAGGTGTACGGTCGGACGGGAACGGGCTACGAGCACCTCCGAACCATCGGTTTCGGGGAGTACCTCTCCGAGAAGGACTACCGCATCATCGACGTGCCGTTCGACGAGCGCGCCGTCGGGACGAACTTCCTCACGCTCGACGCCGGGAAGATACTTCCGATACACTACCCCGACGAGCACGGCGAGTACGACCCGGCGCGCAACGAACTCATCGAGACCATGCGCGCGGAAGGACTCGACGTCGTTCCGGACGGCGTCGGAATTCCGCTGGAACACCTCCGGGCGGGATACGGCGGCGTCCACTGCGTCACGACGCCGCTCCGGCGCGCGTAG
- a CDS encoding cytochrome P450 → MANRVPSGPEGVPFLGSSLQYADDPLGFMERVAREYGDVARIDVYGTEVYQVADPEAIRRVLVTNAENYRKPTLGGDEGLGGLLGDGLLTSDGEHWRRQRTVMQPSFYGEKLNEYGDIIVRDTTELADSFTDGEHTNIHAEMSQLTLRIVVESLLGSRIDGMERAIREALIEVGERFQPGPAGFVPEEAPTPRNVRYRRAVDRLDRILREIRRQHDYSGDEDDLLGTLLGEREAGNLTDESVRNEMMTLLLAGHDTTALTLTYAWYLLAKHPDVRRKFHDELDAVVDGTPTVADLTDLDYLDEIVTETMRLYPPAYVVYRQANEADDLAGFHVPADTVVSTPQWVVHHDERFFDDPWEFRPERWTDEFRRELPQFAYFPFGGGPRKCIGDGFAMREAKLVLATLGKRFEFDLVSDTPLTLVPLVTLHPENPVEVTVKDR, encoded by the coding sequence ATGGCAAACCGCGTGCCATCGGGACCGGAGGGGGTACCGTTTTTGGGGTCGAGTCTCCAGTACGCAGACGACCCGTTGGGGTTCATGGAGCGCGTCGCACGCGAGTACGGCGACGTGGCCCGAATCGACGTGTACGGAACGGAGGTGTACCAAGTGGCCGACCCGGAAGCCATTCGGCGCGTCCTCGTGACGAACGCCGAGAACTACCGCAAGCCGACGTTGGGCGGGGACGAGGGACTTGGAGGGTTGCTCGGAGACGGTCTACTGACGAGCGACGGCGAGCACTGGCGACGCCAGCGCACGGTCATGCAACCGTCGTTCTACGGCGAGAAACTGAACGAGTACGGCGATATCATCGTCCGCGATACGACCGAACTGGCCGACTCGTTCACCGACGGGGAGCACACGAACATCCACGCCGAGATGTCCCAACTCACCCTCAGAATCGTCGTCGAGAGCCTGCTCGGTTCGCGAATCGACGGAATGGAGCGGGCCATCCGGGAGGCCCTCATCGAAGTCGGCGAGCGGTTTCAGCCCGGACCGGCAGGGTTCGTCCCCGAGGAGGCCCCGACGCCGCGAAACGTTCGCTACCGCCGCGCCGTGGACAGGTTGGATCGAATCCTCCGCGAGATTCGACGACAGCACGACTACTCGGGCGACGAGGACGACCTGCTCGGAACGTTGCTCGGCGAGCGTGAAGCGGGGAACCTCACCGACGAGAGCGTTCGCAACGAGATGATGACGTTGTTGCTCGCGGGTCACGACACGACCGCTTTGACGCTGACGTACGCGTGGTACCTGCTCGCGAAGCACCCCGACGTACGGCGGAAGTTCCACGACGAACTCGATGCAGTGGTCGACGGAACGCCGACCGTCGCCGACCTCACGGATCTCGACTACCTCGACGAGATCGTGACGGAGACGATGCGACTCTACCCGCCCGCCTACGTCGTCTACCGGCAGGCGAACGAGGCGGACGACCTCGCCGGGTTTCACGTCCCCGCCGACACCGTCGTTTCGACCCCGCAGTGGGTCGTTCACCACGACGAGCGCTTCTTCGACGACCCGTGGGAGTTCCGACCGGAACGCTGGACGGACGAGTTCCGCCGCGAACTCCCACAGTTCGCGTACTTCCCGTTCGGCGGTGGTCCGCGCAAATGCATCGGCGATGGCTTCGCCATGCGCGAGGCGAAACTCGTGTTGGCGACGCTCGGAAAGCGATTCGAGTTCGACCTCGTCTCCGACACGCCGCTGACGCTCGTTCCGCTCGTCACCTTGCACCCCGAAAATCCGGTCGAGGTGACCGTGAAAGATCGCTAA
- a CDS encoding SDR family oxidoreductase codes for MSNEIERLLVAGASGDTGRELLRQLRSVDVQVRAMTRSPNKERELSEEGADEVIVGDLLDPADASRAVADCDAVLCAVGSSPGLDALLGGDLVDGVGVENLVYAAVAAGVEGFVFESSIGVGDSREGMPAALRLPLWHVLNQKNHAESVLRTSGLSYTVIRPGGLTNAPATGNVLVGEGGESVSGSIPREDVARLMIAALFTPDAENRTFEVVSREGQRGTARGVVEIDWQVPGEHEIEIEE; via the coding sequence ATGTCGAACGAAATCGAGCGCCTGCTGGTCGCAGGTGCGAGCGGCGACACGGGGCGCGAACTCCTCCGACAGTTACGCAGCGTTGACGTGCAGGTCAGAGCCATGACGCGCTCGCCGAACAAGGAACGGGAGTTGTCGGAGGAAGGCGCGGACGAGGTCATCGTCGGTGACCTCCTCGACCCGGCGGACGCCTCCCGTGCCGTCGCGGACTGCGACGCCGTTCTCTGTGCGGTCGGGTCGTCCCCCGGTCTCGACGCGCTTCTCGGCGGCGACCTCGTGGACGGTGTCGGTGTCGAGAACCTCGTCTACGCGGCCGTTGCAGCGGGCGTCGAAGGCTTCGTCTTCGAGAGTTCCATCGGCGTCGGTGACTCCCGCGAGGGGATGCCCGCCGCGCTTCGACTCCCGCTTTGGCACGTTCTCAACCAGAAGAATCACGCCGAATCGGTGCTCCGCACGTCTGGTCTCTCCTACACCGTCATCCGCCCCGGCGGCCTGACGAACGCACCCGCGACCGGCAACGTGCTGGTCGGTGAAGGTGGCGAAAGCGTCTCCGGGAGCATTCCGCGCGAGGACGTCGCCCGACTGATGATCGCCGCGTTGTTCACGCCGGACGCCGAGAACCGGACGTTCGAGGTCGTGAGTCGGGAGGGTCAGCGCGGCACCGCTCGGGGAGTCGTCGAGATAGACTGGCAAGTGCCCGGCGAACACGAAATAGAAATCGAGGAGTAA
- the carA gene encoding glutamine-hydrolyzing carbamoyl-phosphate synthase small subunit: MPGAYVALEGGHVVEARGRSPGTACGELVFTTAYTGYEESLTDPSYEEQVLTFSYPLIGNYGVREERFESDRVHPRAVVARELTEDVAEWLEAEGVPAVDHLDTRDLVGGIREEGAMKCGIAVGENATPDDALAELARCPGMSDHHDIGAQVSVSEPEVHLGDGDEDGQTVALVDCGAKGSIIDALVERGADVHVLPHDATPEDVEALEADILFVSNGPGDPANFEAAQELVETFAGELPLAGICLGQQIIARALGGTTSKMDFGHRGVNQPVRDLESGQVVMTTQNHGYTVAEPGDLEVTQINVNDDTPEGLENDELDVITRQYHPEANPGPNDTLGFFDDVLAMAPRRRLVAAD; this comes from the coding sequence ATGCCGGGTGCCTACGTCGCGCTGGAGGGTGGCCATGTGGTGGAAGCCCGTGGTCGCTCCCCAGGTACGGCTTGCGGTGAACTGGTCTTTACAACAGCATACACGGGTTACGAGGAAAGCCTCACCGACCCGTCCTACGAGGAACAGGTCCTCACGTTCTCGTACCCCCTCATCGGGAACTACGGCGTCCGAGAGGAACGCTTCGAGAGCGACCGAGTCCACCCGCGTGCGGTCGTCGCGCGCGAACTCACCGAGGACGTCGCGGAGTGGCTCGAAGCCGAGGGCGTCCCCGCGGTGGACCACCTCGACACCCGCGACCTCGTCGGCGGGATTCGGGAAGAGGGCGCGATGAAGTGCGGAATCGCGGTCGGTGAGAACGCCACGCCCGACGACGCGCTCGCGGAACTCGCGCGCTGCCCGGGCATGAGCGACCACCACGACATCGGCGCGCAGGTCAGCGTCTCCGAACCCGAGGTTCACCTCGGCGATGGCGACGAGGACGGCCAAACCGTCGCGCTCGTGGACTGTGGCGCGAAGGGAAGCATCATCGACGCGCTGGTCGAACGCGGTGCGGACGTTCACGTCCTCCCGCACGACGCCACGCCCGAGGACGTCGAAGCCCTCGAAGCCGACATCCTCTTCGTTTCGAACGGACCGGGCGATCCTGCGAACTTCGAAGCGGCCCAGGAACTCGTCGAAACCTTCGCCGGGGAACTCCCGCTCGCGGGCATCTGTCTCGGACAGCAGATCATCGCCCGCGCGCTCGGCGGAACCACCTCGAAGATGGACTTCGGTCACCGCGGCGTCAATCAGCCCGTTCGTGACCTCGAATCGGGACAGGTCGTCATGACCACGCAGAACCACGGCTACACGGTCGCCGAGCCCGGCGACCTCGAAGTCACGCAGATCAACGTCAACGACGATACCCCTGAAGGACTGGAAAACGACGAACTCGACGTCATCACGCGTCAGTACCACCCCGAAGCGAACCCCGGCCCGAACGACACCCTCGGATTCTTCGACGACGTCCTCGCGATGGCACCTCGACGGCGACTCGTCGCTGCTGACTGA